The segment ATATCTTGCGAATATATAGTCTATTTCGCCTTTTTTTCCACGACTTTCACTCATAAGAATACCCCCATGAAAGCATAGGGAAAGTTGACTGCTCTCATGGGGGTATGTTATAATAGCTTTGCGAGAGTTATTATAAAGCCCCTATGGGTGCAGCCGACAGCCATTCTTGATTTCCGGAATGGCTTTTTGCTTTGCCCTATCTCTTAAGCTTTCTTTGTCCCTTTATCTAGAAGGGATAAAAGAGCCTGCCCCTTTATTCTCCTTAATTTTCCTAGTTTTACTGATTCAAGCTCGCCGC is part of the Desulfomonilia bacterium genome and harbors:
- a CDS encoding helix-turn-helix domain-containing protein — encoded protein: MVIEQNAVYTVKEAAELLKMSEASMWRLVRSGELESVKLGKLRRIKGQALLSLLDKGTKKA